In the Wyeomyia smithii strain HCP4-BCI-WySm-NY-G18 chromosome 2, ASM2978416v1, whole genome shotgun sequence genome, one interval contains:
- the LOC129724628 gene encoding all trans-polyprenyl-diphosphate synthase PDSS2, giving the protein MSLSRICNLQSSLRAAAKGFQLGGQTARSLAPPLLNVRPISSTRVIRDKQAATAAVVKPVQKQHDWNRAVSEAEKIVGYPTSFLSLRWLLSDEIANVALHLRKLVGSNHPLLKTAKILIYNGKNNMQAWGLIVLLVSKAAGHAASVPDLEQDKSAGVLHSQRALAEVTEMIRTSHLVHQGLVNLQPLANAGNELSGDSEMIFGNKIALLSGDYLLGNACLQLAGLRNQELIELISSSVRDLAESNFVGDRDQQNNPLPSKPEPKAASSEQPGDDLGFGDLEDNTQPMNIKDVLGNPEKEWSLRHILGAGSLLGKSCQGALILAKQPVRLQKQGYLFGKHLSLAWQACIDLEPFSGTNLPAGTRFSLVSAPVLFHLEHDPSLYEEIKKGRESVDNIDYAKIHAEVIKGPGLEKTRNLQKKHSLAAMAVLNELPPTDARTALQNIILAMQDL; this is encoded by the exons ATGTCACTCAGTAGGATTTGCAACCTTCAATCATCGCTCCGAGCAGCCGCGAAAGGATTTCAGCTGGGTGGACAAACGGCTCGAAGTCTTGCCCCACCGTTACTCAACGTACGGCCAATCAGTTCTACTCGAGTGATTCGAGACAAACAAGCAGCAACAGCCGCCGTGGTGAAACCTGTCCAGAAGCAGCACGACTGGAATCGGGCTGTGAGTGAGGCGGAAAAGATCGTCGGATATCCAACGTCGTTCCTCAGCCTGCGGTGGCTGCTCAGTGATGAAATCGCCAATGTGGCATTGCACCTGCGGAAGCTGGTCGGAAGTAATCATCCGCTGCTGAAAACGGCCAA AATATTGATCTACAATGGCAAAAACAACATGCAGGCATGGGGTCTCATCGTGCTGCTTGTTTCAAAGGCCGCAGGTCACGCGGCTTCGGTTCCGGATCTGGAGCAGGATAAAAGTGCCGGAGTGCTGCACTCACAGCGTGCCTTGGCTGAGGTGACGGAAATGATTCGTACCTCCCATCTGGTTCACCAAGGGCTCGTTAATCTTCAACCGTTGGCGAATGCCGGCAACGAACTGAGCGGGGATAGTGAGATGATTTTTGGGAACAAAATTGCTCTGCTCAGCGGAGATTATCTGCTGGGGAATGCCTGTTTGCAGCTAGCCGGCTTGCGGAACCAGGAGCTGATTGAGTTGATTTCGTCCTCGGTGCGGGATTTGGCGGAGTCTAATTTTGTGGGTGATCGCGATCAACAGAACAATCCACTACCGTCGAAGCCGGAACCCAAAGCGGCGAGCTCCGAGCAGCCGGGTGATGATTTGGGATTCGGAGACTTGGAAGATAACACGCAACCGATGAATATCAAAGATGTGTTAGGAAATCCGGAAAAAGAGTGGTCGTTGCGGCATATCCTTGGAGCTGGCAGCTTACTGGGAAAGAGTTGTCAGGGTGCATTGATTCTGGCTAAGCAACCAGTAAGGCTTCAGAAACAGGGTTACTTATTTGGAAAGCATCTATCTCTTGCTTGGCAGGCGTGCATCGATTTAGAACCGTTTAGTGGTACCAACTTACCGGCAG GAACACGATTTAGTCTTGTTTCGGCCCCCGTTCTCTTCCATTTAGAGCACGATCCCAGCTTGTatgaagaaattaaaaaaggaCGCGAGTCGGTCGATAACATCGACTACGCTAAAATCCACGCCGAGGTTATCAAGGGCCCGGGCTTGGAAAAGACGCGCAACCTGCAGAAAAAGCACAGTTTGGCAGCGATGGCAGTATTGAACGAGTTACCGCCCACCGATGCCCGGACTGCGTTGCAGAACATAATATTAGCAATGCAAGATTTGTGA
- the LOC129719525 gene encoding histone-lysine N-methyltransferase MECOM, with product MFPATSSTPILFPRNTLGAPLSPFAPKCDLELRINFPHPDESAVSVSALGYLPADSVSKTYSVEEICQKTAMPGGRTINIRKSSSTGLLTPNEADSVMKSCNWIRSIKLASDIRSYNALLELTSNQLVRLRLTRDVSADEELTMWFSEDISAHMQIPFLTPGNIQRQNCYVCHICRKSYEYPNPLKIHIATGCSQQPVGMLWQRLLHSISRFSSLNLDCEFQPWRSSAFRPVLTSTAIKVELSPPLPMPPLNKSPPTPQSHHHHLHHRHHQHNPLADESTMVTAAHLETIVSNMGSSKQGHICIYCGKLYSRKYGLKIHIRTHTGFKPLKCQYCFRPFGDPSNLNKHIRLHRQHDSSLYECNLCGKKLARRRDLQRHLQSRHNSNQVIESSTSEEDEEEVV from the exons ATGTTCCCGGCTACATCTTCGACGCCTATTTTGTTTCCTAGAAACACTCTTGGAGCTCCGCTGAGTCCTTTTGCTCCAAAGTGTGATCTAGAGCTAAGAATAAATTTTCCTCATCCAGACGAAAGTGCGGTCAGTGTTAGTGCCTTAGGATACCTGCCGGCTGATTCGGTGTCCAAAACATACTCCGTGGAAGAAATTTGCCAAAAGACTGCTATGCCCGGTGGAAGAACAATCAATATTCGAAAATCGAGCTCGACTGGACTGTTGACCCCGAACGAGGCGGATAGTGTTATGAAGAGTTGCAACTGGATTCGATCGATCAAACTGGCTAGTGATATAAGAAGTTACAACGCCCTGCTGGAGTTGACCTCAAACCAGCTGGTTAGGTTGCGTTTGACTAGGGACGTTAGTGCAGACGAAGAGCTTACAATGTGGTTTTCCGAGGATATCAGTGCCCACATGCAGATTCCATTTCTAACACCTGGGAATATTCAAA GGCAAAATTGTTACGTGTGCCATATCTGCCGGAAGTCGTACGAATACCCAAACCCGCTAAAAATTCATATCGCTACCGGTTGTAGTCAGCAGCCTGTTGGTATGCTCTGGCAGCGGCTCCTCCATAGCATATCACGCTTCAGCAGCCTCAACTTGGATTGCGAGTTTCAGCCGTGGCGAAGTTCCGCCTTCCGGCCCGTTCTAACTTCCACCGCTATCAAAGTGGAGCTTTCGCCACCACTTCCGATGCCTCCACTTAATAAATCCCCACCAACTCCACAATCACACCACCATCATCTGCATCATCGTCATCACCAGCACAATCCGTTGGCCGACGAATCAACGATGGTTACGGCCGCCCACCTGGAAACGATCGTCAGCAATATGGGTTCTTCGAAGCAGGGCCACATCTGCATCTACTGCGGAAAGCTATACTCACGAAAGTACGGACTGAAAATCCACATCCGAACGCACACCGGTTTCAAACCGCTCAAGTGTCAATACTGCTTCCGGCCCTTCGGAGATCCGAGCAATCTGAACAAACACATTCGTCTCCACCGGCAGCACGACAGCTCCCTGTACGAGTGTAACCTGTGTGGGAAGAAATTGGCCCGTAGGAGGGATCTACAGAGGCACCTCCAGTCTCGACACAACAGCAATCAGGTGATAGAAAGTTCCACCTCCGAGGAGGATGAAGAGGAAGTAGTGTAA